A single window of Bradyrhizobium daqingense DNA harbors:
- a CDS encoding DUF2950 domain-containing protein encodes MTGLESFRRAMLPGLVVLLLLGSASQAQQSFKTPEDAAAALAAAVKSGPDDILKVLGRAADDIVSSGDEVADNDIRQRFTSMYDAKHAIKAEGNKTATLMLGPDDFAFPIPLVNTKSGWEFDTDEGRIEVLRRRIGRNELDAIQTALAFVDAQNEYAEKDRGEGVGVYAQRIVSSPGKKDGLFWRDDSDPSPLGALAAEASKEGYRGGDVGPAPYHGYYFRILKGQGRDAPGGALNYVVKGKMIGGFGLIAWPAEYGNSGVMTFLVNHDGVVYQKDLGKRTAFVAERTTLFDPDETWKKVDAAKP; translated from the coding sequence ATGACCGGCTTGGAATCATTCCGCCGCGCAATGTTGCCGGGACTCGTGGTGCTGCTGTTGCTCGGCTCTGCGTCACAGGCGCAGCAGTCCTTCAAGACGCCGGAGGACGCGGCCGCCGCGCTCGCGGCGGCGGTCAAGAGCGGGCCGGATGACATCCTGAAAGTGCTTGGGCGCGCTGCCGACGACATCGTCTCCTCCGGCGACGAGGTCGCCGACAACGACATCCGCCAGCGCTTCACCTCGATGTACGACGCCAAGCACGCCATCAAGGCCGAGGGCAACAAGACCGCGACCCTGATGCTCGGGCCGGACGATTTCGCGTTCCCGATTCCGCTGGTCAACACCAAGAGCGGCTGGGAGTTCGACACCGACGAGGGACGCATCGAGGTGCTGCGCCGTCGCATCGGCCGCAACGAGCTCGACGCCATCCAGACCGCGCTCGCCTTCGTCGACGCGCAAAACGAATATGCCGAAAAGGACCGCGGCGAGGGCGTCGGCGTCTACGCGCAGCGCATCGTCTCCTCGCCCGGCAAGAAGGACGGCCTGTTCTGGCGCGACGACAGCGATCCGAGCCCGCTCGGCGCGCTCGCGGCCGAAGCCTCGAAGGAGGGCTATCGCGGCGGCGATGTCGGGCCTGCACCTTATCACGGCTATTACTTTCGGATTCTGAAGGGGCAGGGGCGGGACGCGCCCGGCGGCGCGCTCAACTACGTCGTCAAGGGCAAGATGATCGGTGGCTTCGGCCTGATCGCCTGGCCCGCGGAATACGGCAATTCGGGCGTGATGACCTTCCTCGTCAATCATGACGGCGTCGTCTACCAGAAGGATCTCGGCAAGCGCACGGCCTTCGTCGCCGAGCGCACCACGTTGTTCGATCCCGACGAGACCTGGAAGAAGGTCGATGCCGCAAAACCCTGA
- a CDS encoding GNAT family N-acetyltransferase, translated as MRTVLKDGTPIQIRALRASDEADMLAAVARTGPQSLQNRFFILKRHFSEKERAFFMEVDFSNHVALAALAEEQGRYGIIGGGRYVVVEPGQAEMAFVVVDAWQGRGVGSLLLRHLTEIACEQGVRELTAEVLSDNGSMRNVFAKAGFKVARSDDPRTVRLSLSLGSARPD; from the coding sequence GTGCGAACCGTCCTGAAGGACGGCACTCCGATCCAGATCCGCGCACTTCGCGCCAGCGACGAGGCGGATATGCTCGCCGCCGTCGCTCGTACCGGACCGCAGTCGCTGCAGAACCGGTTCTTCATTCTGAAACGGCATTTTTCGGAGAAGGAGCGCGCCTTCTTCATGGAGGTGGATTTCAGCAATCACGTTGCGCTGGCCGCTCTCGCCGAAGAACAGGGTCGATACGGCATCATAGGCGGCGGCCGGTACGTCGTCGTCGAGCCCGGTCAGGCCGAGATGGCCTTCGTCGTGGTGGATGCCTGGCAAGGTCGCGGGGTGGGCTCGCTGTTGCTGAGGCACCTGACGGAGATCGCGTGCGAGCAAGGCGTACGAGAGCTCACAGCCGAGGTCCTGTCCGACAACGGGTCCATGCGAAACGTGTTCGCAAAGGCAGGTTTCAAGGTTGCGCGGAGTGACGATCCGAGAACGGTGCGCCTGTCGCTCTCGCTTGGGTCCGCGCGGCCGGACTGA
- a CDS encoding DUF3141 domain-containing protein, giving the protein MSMDKLQIPGGPMSGLVASAVEYLVDAGQRSVLFLDIMRRRGDQYREHVAQTAPHVLQYAAELILDGRQLAEPVNYALVRIVPPDNVEIDMDRRPFVVVDPRAGHGPGIGGFKADSEIGVAMKAGHPCYFIGFLPDPMPGQTIERIARAEAIFIEKVMSLHPDADGKPCVIGNCQAGWAVMILASLRPELFGPLIIAGAPLAYWAGVHGKYPMRYSGGLLGGSWLTALTSDLGAGKFDGAWLVQNFENQNPSNTLWSKQYNVYSKVDTEADRYLEFERWWGGHVNLNAEEIQFIVDELFVGNNLAAGNIEMSDGRKVDLRNIRSPIVVFCSEGDNITPPQQALHWILDCYADVDEIRAYGQTIVYTVHQSIGHLGIFVSGGVAKKEHAEFSSNIDLIDVLPPGLYEATFEAKGEETASSDLVVGQWVMRCEARTLDDIRAMGGNSPEDERRFATAKRISEINLAAYQKFVQPWLKRMVTPQMAEWAHNMHPLRLQYELFSSQNPYMATVKSLAEKAAEERKPVATDNPFLAFQEQISKQVVHALDSWRDSQEALSEAMFLSVYGSPALQAAVGIDPTSTPSRRREMSAEHRTMLEKRIADLKSRIAEGGLREAALRALLYVGSARGMVDERSIEALRRIRRDHGGARMSLAEFKMLVREQFFMLLLDREWALAAIPKLLPDDMNARRAAFEAIEQVLSASADVTGERANRLRQIAGLFGLDTAEGSERTSNVTPFDPKAKAS; this is encoded by the coding sequence ATGTCTATGGACAAGTTGCAAATTCCGGGCGGTCCCATGTCGGGACTGGTCGCCTCGGCAGTGGAATACCTGGTCGATGCGGGACAGCGCAGTGTCCTGTTCCTGGATATCATGCGCCGGCGCGGGGACCAGTACAGGGAGCATGTCGCGCAAACCGCCCCGCACGTCCTGCAATATGCGGCCGAATTGATCCTGGACGGGCGCCAGCTCGCCGAACCCGTCAATTACGCGCTGGTTCGCATCGTTCCGCCCGACAACGTCGAGATCGACATGGACCGGCGGCCGTTCGTCGTGGTCGATCCGCGTGCGGGCCACGGCCCCGGTATCGGCGGCTTCAAGGCGGATAGCGAGATCGGGGTGGCGATGAAGGCCGGCCATCCCTGTTACTTCATCGGCTTCCTGCCGGACCCCATGCCCGGTCAGACCATCGAGCGCATCGCGCGTGCCGAAGCCATCTTCATCGAAAAGGTCATGAGCCTTCACCCGGATGCCGACGGCAAGCCCTGCGTGATCGGCAATTGCCAGGCCGGATGGGCCGTTATGATCCTGGCCTCGCTGCGTCCCGAGCTGTTCGGCCCGCTGATCATCGCCGGCGCACCGCTGGCCTATTGGGCCGGCGTGCATGGAAAATATCCGATGCGCTACTCGGGCGGGCTGTTGGGCGGAAGCTGGTTGACGGCCCTCACGTCTGATCTCGGCGCCGGCAAGTTCGATGGTGCATGGCTGGTGCAGAACTTCGAGAACCAGAACCCGTCGAACACGCTCTGGAGCAAACAGTACAACGTTTATTCCAAGGTCGACACCGAGGCGGATCGTTACCTCGAATTCGAGCGTTGGTGGGGCGGCCACGTCAACCTGAACGCCGAGGAGATTCAATTCATCGTCGATGAGCTATTCGTCGGCAATAATCTCGCCGCCGGCAACATCGAAATGTCCGATGGCCGGAAGGTCGACCTTCGCAACATCAGATCCCCGATCGTGGTGTTCTGCTCGGAGGGCGACAACATCACGCCGCCGCAGCAGGCGCTGCATTGGATCCTCGATTGCTACGCCGATGTCGACGAGATCAGGGCCTACGGCCAGACCATCGTCTACACAGTGCACCAGAGCATCGGCCATCTCGGCATCTTCGTCTCCGGCGGCGTCGCCAAGAAGGAGCACGCGGAATTCTCCAGCAACATCGACCTCATCGACGTGCTGCCGCCCGGGCTCTATGAAGCGACATTCGAGGCGAAGGGTGAGGAAACCGCGAGCTCGGATCTGGTCGTCGGCCAGTGGGTGATGCGTTGCGAGGCGCGGACGCTCGACGACATCCGCGCCATGGGCGGCAATTCGCCCGAGGACGAGCGGCGCTTTGCCACCGCGAAGCGGATCTCGGAGATCAACCTGGCGGCCTATCAGAAATTCGTCCAGCCGTGGCTCAAGCGCATGGTGACGCCGCAGATGGCGGAATGGGCTCACAACATGCATCCGCTGCGGCTGCAATACGAGCTGTTCAGCAGCCAAAATCCTTACATGGCGACGGTGAAATCATTGGCCGAGAAGGCGGCCGAGGAGCGCAAGCCGGTCGCCACGGACAATCCGTTCCTGGCATTCCAGGAGCAGATCTCGAAGCAGGTCGTTCATGCCCTCGACAGCTGGCGCGATTCACAGGAGGCGCTCAGCGAGGCGATGTTCCTCAGCGTCTATGGGTCGCCGGCGCTCCAGGCGGCGGTCGGGATCGATCCGACGTCCACGCCGTCCCGTCGGCGTGAGATGTCCGCCGAGCATCGCACCATGCTCGAGAAGCGCATCGCCGATCTGAAGTCGCGGATCGCTGAGGGTGGCCTCCGTGAAGCGGCGCTGCGCGCTTTGCTCTATGTCGGGTCGGCACGGGGCATGGTGGACGAACGCAGCATCGAGGCTCTGCGCCGGATCCGCCGGGATCATGGCGGCGCACGCATGTCTCTCGCCGAGTTCAAGATGCTGGTACGCGAGCAGTTCTTCATGCTGTTGCTCGACCGAGAATGGGCGCTCGCCGCAATCCCGAAATTGCTGCCTGACGACATGAACGCTCGTCGCGCAGCATTTGAAGCGATCGAGCAGGTGCTGTCGGCCAGTGCGGATGTCACCGGCGAGCGCGCAAACCGGCTGCGGCAGATCGCCGGCCTGTTTGGCCTCGACACCGCGGAAGGTTCCGAAAGGACATCGAACGTTACCCCTTTCGATCCCAAGGCGAAGGCGTCGTAG
- a CDS encoding phosphate acetyltransferase: MSADATATQSPSKYDRLIAAAKAIPPAPTVVVHPCDETSLRGAVDSASAGIIRPLLVGSVRKIRDTAATFGLDISGYEIVDAAHSDDAAAKGVELIHAARGELLMKGSLHTDELMRAVTAKVGGLRTDRRISHVFVMDVPAYAETIFVTDAAINIFPDLDAKRDIIQNAIDLYNQAGFGKSPRVAILSAVETVTSKIPSTIEAAALCKMADRGQITGGILDGPLAFDNAIDLESARIKGIKSEVAGRAQILVVPDLEAGNMLAKNLAYFAKADGAGIVLGARVPVVLTSRADSPRARMASCAVAALYAHARRQKAPTVAA; this comes from the coding sequence ATGTCAGCAGATGCGACGGCAACGCAGTCTCCCAGCAAGTATGATCGTCTGATCGCCGCTGCCAAGGCAATCCCGCCGGCGCCGACCGTCGTGGTGCATCCCTGCGATGAGACATCCTTGCGCGGCGCCGTCGACAGCGCCTCTGCCGGCATCATCCGGCCGCTCCTGGTCGGGTCGGTGCGCAAGATCAGGGATACGGCTGCCACGTTCGGCCTGGACATCTCGGGTTATGAGATCGTGGATGCCGCCCACAGCGACGACGCCGCGGCGAAAGGTGTCGAATTGATCCATGCCGCGCGCGGTGAATTGCTCATGAAGGGCAGCTTGCACACCGACGAACTGATGCGGGCGGTCACGGCTAAGGTCGGGGGGCTGCGCACCGATCGGCGCATCAGCCACGTTTTCGTCATGGATGTGCCGGCCTACGCCGAGACGATCTTCGTCACTGACGCCGCGATCAACATCTTCCCGGATCTGGACGCCAAGCGGGACATCATTCAGAACGCGATCGATCTCTACAATCAGGCGGGCTTCGGCAAGTCGCCGCGGGTGGCCATCCTTTCCGCGGTCGAAACCGTCACGTCGAAAATTCCGTCCACGATCGAGGCCGCGGCGCTCTGCAAGATGGCGGATCGCGGCCAGATCACGGGCGGGATACTCGACGGCCCGCTGGCTTTCGACAACGCGATCGACCTCGAATCGGCGCGGATCAAGGGCATCAAGTCCGAGGTGGCCGGCCGCGCTCAGATCCTGGTCGTGCCCGATCTCGAAGCGGGCAACATGCTGGCCAAGAACCTCGCTTATTTCGCCAAGGCGGACGGTGCCGGCATAGTCCTCGGCGCGCGCGTGCCTGTGGTGCTGACCTCGCGTGCGGACAGCCCACGAGCGCGGATGGCGTCCTGCGCGGTTGCCGCACTTTATGCTCACGCGCGGCGCCAGAAGGCGCCGACAGTCGCGGCGTGA
- a CDS encoding acetate/propionate family kinase, with translation MDSILVVNAGSSSVKFQVFAVESEGALRRLIKGQVDGIGSRPRLRASGAGNDPMADRAYPIETIPDVPAAMQVAGEWLRNEARIHPLAVGHRVVHGGPDYVRPILVDHGVVARLERFVTLAPLHQPHNLAPIRSILANFPTIPQVACFDTAFHRTHDALADHYAIPHQLHAEGVRRYGFHGLSYEYISRTLPQIAPDIAKRRVIVAHLGSGASMCAMKNGLSVESTMGFTALDGLPMGTRPGQLDPGVVLYLLSEKGMTASKVQDFLYRDCGLKGLSGVSNDMRELEASLDPQAKLAVDYFVYRIGLNAGMLAAALQGIDAFVFTAGIGENSSGIRARVAEQLGWLGVALDPAENTRHSRLISAKTSLIPVYVVPTDEELMIAQHTLTLLMNGQSPNSRHERVS, from the coding sequence ATGGACAGCATCCTCGTCGTCAACGCTGGCTCATCGAGCGTGAAGTTCCAGGTCTTTGCGGTCGAGAGCGAGGGCGCTCTGCGCCGCCTGATCAAGGGGCAGGTGGACGGCATCGGCAGCCGGCCGCGCTTGCGGGCGAGCGGGGCAGGCAACGATCCCATGGCCGACCGGGCCTATCCGATCGAGACCATTCCGGACGTGCCGGCGGCGATGCAAGTTGCGGGGGAATGGCTGCGGAACGAGGCGCGCATCCATCCGTTGGCAGTCGGGCATCGTGTCGTCCATGGCGGGCCGGATTATGTGCGGCCAATTCTCGTCGACCATGGCGTGGTGGCACGGCTGGAGCGCTTCGTCACGCTGGCGCCGCTGCATCAGCCGCACAATCTGGCGCCGATCCGCTCGATCCTGGCCAATTTCCCGACAATCCCGCAGGTCGCTTGCTTCGATACCGCGTTTCACCGCACCCACGATGCGCTGGCCGATCACTACGCCATCCCCCACCAGCTCCACGCGGAAGGTGTACGGCGCTACGGCTTTCACGGGCTGTCCTATGAATACATCTCCAGGACCCTGCCGCAGATCGCGCCAGACATCGCAAAGCGCCGGGTGATTGTCGCGCATCTCGGCAGTGGTGCGTCGATGTGCGCGATGAAGAATGGGCTGAGCGTCGAGAGCACGATGGGATTCACCGCGCTCGACGGGCTGCCGATGGGCACGCGTCCGGGCCAGCTCGATCCGGGGGTCGTGCTGTATCTATTGTCCGAGAAGGGGATGACGGCATCGAAGGTGCAGGATTTTCTCTATCGTGATTGCGGATTGAAGGGGCTCTCCGGCGTCAGCAACGACATGCGCGAGCTGGAGGCGAGCCTCGATCCGCAAGCGAAGCTGGCGGTGGACTATTTCGTCTATCGCATCGGCCTCAACGCCGGCATGCTGGCGGCGGCGCTGCAGGGTATCGATGCCTTCGTCTTCACCGCCGGCATCGGCGAGAACTCGAGCGGCATCCGCGCGCGTGTGGCGGAGCAGCTCGGCTGGCTTGGCGTGGCACTCGACCCTGCCGAGAACACGCGACATTCGCGGCTGATATCGGCAAAGACGAGTCTCATTCCGGTCTACGTCGTCCCGACCGACGAGGAGCTCATGATCGCGCAGCACACGCTGACGCTGTTGATGAACGGCCAATCGCCCAATTCCAGACATGAGAGGGTGTCATGA
- the fabI gene encoding enoyl-ACP reductase FabI: MIPVFPDSKVALKGKKGLVVGIANDQSIAWGCARAFRALGADLAVTYLNDRAKKHVEPLAQALEAPIFLPLDVMVEGQTEAVFERIKSEWGQLDFLLHSIAFSPKEALHGRVVDVGRDGFLKTMDVSCWSFLRMAHLAEPLMKNGGTMFTMTYYGSQMVVENYNIMGVAKAALEAAVRYAAAELGPKGIRVHAISPGPLATRAASGIPEFDELMDKAQSKAPSRSLVSIDDVGNATAFLALDGAKLITGGVLYIDGGYHIID; the protein is encoded by the coding sequence ATGATTCCAGTATTTCCGGACAGCAAGGTCGCTCTGAAGGGGAAGAAGGGCCTCGTCGTCGGCATCGCCAACGACCAGTCGATCGCCTGGGGCTGCGCCAGGGCGTTTCGCGCACTCGGCGCCGATCTCGCCGTCACTTATCTGAACGATCGCGCCAAGAAGCACGTCGAGCCGCTGGCGCAGGCGCTCGAAGCGCCGATCTTCCTGCCGCTCGACGTCATGGTCGAAGGCCAGACTGAAGCGGTATTCGAGCGGATCAAGTCGGAGTGGGGGCAGCTCGATTTTCTGCTTCATTCCATCGCCTTCTCGCCGAAGGAAGCATTGCACGGCCGCGTCGTCGATGTCGGCCGCGATGGCTTTCTGAAGACCATGGACGTCTCCTGCTGGTCGTTCCTGCGGATGGCACACCTTGCCGAACCCCTGATGAAGAACGGCGGCACGATGTTCACCATGACCTATTACGGCAGCCAGATGGTGGTGGAGAACTACAACATCATGGGCGTCGCCAAGGCGGCGCTCGAGGCCGCGGTCCGCTATGCCGCTGCCGAGCTCGGTCCGAAGGGCATCCGCGTGCACGCGATCTCGCCGGGACCGCTCGCGACCCGCGCAGCCTCGGGCATTCCGGAGTTCGACGAGCTGATGGACAAGGCGCAATCCAAGGCGCCCTCGCGCAGCCTCGTCAGCATCGACGACGTCGGCAATGCCACCGCGTTTCTGGCGCTCGACGGCGCCAAGCTGATCACCGGTGGCGTGCTCTATATCGACGGCGGCTATCACATCATCGATTGA
- a CDS encoding alpha/beta fold hydrolase — protein MPFLSHGSYRIRYELDGPARAPAYVLVNGLTQYSELWGAYREALSARGFRVATFDLLGQGASDKPRLFISQDDQVAALRLLIDELGDGPVFLSGISFGGLIALRYAIEHGKRLAGLVPMSCFAELSPQLLLLGNALRTGLILGGTSYLQDLLLPMNLSDQWLKPLLGKLDSVKRQGWLVNDVYALQNLMESFLDFQPLTPHLSAIAVPTMILNGEFDFLTPRGLHETLRVEIQNSSLVIIPRAYHAFTLEKGTLTADLLARFAEDVLAGRWQGNQAVWVAPDQPGGELTPFPAGYDHLRAIPVKRALP, from the coding sequence ATGCCCTTCCTCAGCCACGGCTCATATCGGATCCGCTATGAGCTCGACGGGCCGGCGCGCGCGCCGGCCTATGTCCTCGTGAACGGCCTGACGCAATATTCCGAGCTGTGGGGCGCCTATCGGGAAGCCCTGTCGGCGCGAGGCTTTCGCGTTGCGACCTTCGATCTGCTCGGCCAGGGTGCCTCCGACAAGCCGCGGCTCTTCATCAGCCAGGACGATCAGGTCGCGGCCTTGCGCCTTTTGATCGACGAGCTCGGGGACGGTCCGGTCTTTCTGAGCGGGATCAGCTTTGGCGGCCTGATCGCGCTGCGATATGCGATCGAGCATGGCAAGCGACTGGCCGGGCTCGTGCCGATGAGCTGCTTTGCGGAGCTGTCGCCGCAACTCTTGCTGCTTGGCAATGCGCTGCGGACCGGCCTGATCCTCGGTGGCACGAGTTACCTCCAGGACCTCCTGTTGCCCATGAACCTCTCGGACCAATGGCTGAAGCCGCTGCTGGGCAAGCTCGATAGCGTGAAGCGGCAAGGTTGGCTAGTCAACGACGTCTACGCGCTGCAGAACCTGATGGAATCCTTCCTCGACTTCCAGCCGCTCACGCCGCACCTGTCCGCGATCGCCGTTCCGACCATGATTCTCAACGGTGAATTCGACTTTCTCACGCCGCGGGGTCTCCACGAAACATTGCGTGTCGAGATTCAGAACAGCTCATTGGTGATCATCCCCAGGGCCTATCACGCCTTCACGCTGGAGAAAGGGACACTGACCGCCGATCTGCTGGCGCGCTTTGCCGAAGACGTGCTGGCCGGCCGCTGGCAGGGCAATCAAGCGGTCTGGGTGGCGCCGGACCAGCCCGGCGGCGAGCTCACGCCGTTTCCTGCCGGCTACGATCATCTGCGTGCCATCCCGGTCAAGCGAGCGCTGCCATGA
- a CDS encoding alpha/beta hydrolase: MAGRDALKRCLLSLIVLLLGTAIATAQPLTRRSSQVQHDGLKKTYEIANFRLGGKYDLSDPSKWENGGEGGVTLESLGAGKLRTAYIAVGNARRNAAGEITNAIVINSYYSGDSTDMYEQWVKGAALSGGVPIIGPGRPIDTDRYYVIMVDPLGTWGASKPSDGLGIKFPQYSYYDMVQANYRLLRDELKVARVALVTGVSMGGTQTYVWGVMHPEYVSALMPIGGTTQSDGDDPVGNWTFQMMTAAIQGDPVWQATKGDYYKLPKEKHPVPGVAFGWSILGMTGYDFAFRTTQNWAAVQPEIFYWDPPNEKAGLNVTNRAKLYDAVDLVWRNRVGETHNVNPYLGRIQARTLVMHITNDLWLNFKLAQKAVDRVPGADLIAQESPVAHYGVFPIINQRKNDPKFVAFMDDVAALDRAQKFVDKNYRTPDVAQTVDSKKSFWKAYVTYPYPVKFGSAKDKSGNSWEIGYMDEYAGTDKDPKVLVIIHGKGAFGGHYGNIMQYALRSGLRVIVPDLPHYGMSGPGNLDKNPARTMQDMREVIYDLVVNQLGVKKAYYLGHSLGGQFVVGYALTWPDAVQGLALEAPSGLEEYPREITIAKDKKAPLFADGLGRDFDKWKQVWDQTGILAAEKARSEQNVRDFFYFKKRDPDTGVVSAAKSGYFFNDSEYARFHTEQRAGLTKGNPKELDQWCNVFIFDIYTIGAELQQDDPKNLYERVTQIKAPIFLAFGDKEPFIPTPAFNGLTDLGRDVITPFMRRMTNAGNRPMLKIYPETGHFIHTDNPVEYAADVVDFVTNGEVDTSSPLGTDRMIKGAVVSALPVAPTPPGAAPTAGLNK, encoded by the coding sequence ATGGCCGGACGAGATGCGTTGAAACGTTGCCTGTTGAGCCTGATCGTGCTGCTGCTCGGAACGGCGATCGCAACCGCACAGCCTTTGACGCGCCGTTCGTCGCAGGTGCAGCATGATGGGCTGAAGAAGACCTACGAGATCGCGAACTTCCGCCTCGGCGGCAAGTACGACCTGTCAGACCCTTCCAAGTGGGAGAACGGCGGCGAGGGCGGCGTCACGCTGGAATCGCTCGGGGCCGGCAAGCTGCGCACGGCCTACATCGCCGTCGGCAACGCAAGGCGCAACGCCGCCGGCGAGATCACCAATGCCATCGTGATCAACTCCTACTATTCCGGCGATTCCACCGACATGTACGAACAATGGGTCAAGGGTGCGGCGTTGTCGGGTGGCGTGCCGATCATCGGTCCGGGCCGGCCGATCGACACGGATCGCTATTATGTCATCATGGTCGATCCGCTCGGCACTTGGGGCGCGAGCAAGCCGTCCGACGGCCTCGGCATCAAGTTTCCGCAATACAGTTACTACGACATGGTGCAGGCGAACTACCGCCTGCTGCGCGACGAGCTGAAGGTCGCGCGCGTCGCACTGGTGACTGGCGTCTCAATGGGCGGAACGCAGACCTACGTCTGGGGCGTGATGCATCCGGAATATGTCAGCGCCCTGATGCCAATCGGCGGCACGACACAGTCGGATGGCGACGACCCCGTCGGCAACTGGACCTTCCAGATGATGACGGCCGCGATCCAGGGCGATCCGGTCTGGCAGGCGACCAAGGGCGACTATTACAAGCTGCCGAAGGAAAAGCACCCGGTGCCGGGCGTGGCCTTCGGCTGGTCGATCCTCGGCATGACGGGTTATGACTTCGCCTTCCGCACGACCCAGAACTGGGCGGCCGTACAGCCTGAGATCTTCTATTGGGATCCGCCGAACGAGAAGGCCGGCCTCAACGTCACCAACCGCGCCAAGCTCTACGACGCGGTTGATCTGGTCTGGCGAAACCGCGTCGGCGAGACCCATAACGTCAATCCCTATCTCGGTCGCATTCAGGCCCGCACGCTGGTGATGCACATCACCAACGACCTCTGGCTGAACTTCAAACTGGCGCAGAAGGCTGTCGACCGCGTGCCCGGCGCTGATCTCATCGCACAGGAGAGCCCGGTCGCGCATTACGGCGTGTTCCCGATCATCAATCAGCGCAAGAACGATCCGAAGTTCGTCGCCTTCATGGACGACGTGGCGGCGCTCGATCGCGCCCAGAAATTCGTCGACAAGAATTACCGGACGCCCGACGTCGCCCAGACCGTCGATTCCAAGAAGTCGTTCTGGAAGGCCTATGTGACCTATCCCTATCCGGTCAAATTCGGCAGTGCCAAGGACAAGAGCGGGAACTCCTGGGAAATCGGCTACATGGACGAGTATGCCGGCACCGACAAGGATCCGAAGGTGCTCGTCATCATCCACGGCAAGGGCGCGTTCGGCGGCCATTACGGCAACATCATGCAGTATGCGCTGCGCAGCGGCCTGCGCGTGATCGTGCCCGACCTGCCGCATTACGGCATGTCGGGGCCCGGCAATCTCGACAAGAATCCCGCTCGCACCATGCAGGACATGCGCGAGGTGATCTATGACCTCGTGGTCAACCAGCTCGGCGTCAAGAAGGCGTACTATCTCGGTCACTCGCTCGGCGGCCAGTTCGTCGTGGGCTACGCCCTGACCTGGCCTGATGCGGTGCAGGGCCTCGCCTTGGAGGCGCCGTCCGGCCTCGAGGAATATCCGCGCGAGATCACCATTGCCAAGGACAAGAAGGCGCCTCTCTTCGCCGACGGCCTCGGCCGAGACTTCGACAAGTGGAAGCAGGTCTGGGACCAAACCGGTATTCTCGCTGCGGAAAAGGCGCGGAGCGAGCAGAACGTCCGCGACTTCTTCTACTTCAAGAAACGTGATCCGGACACCGGCGTGGTATCGGCTGCGAAGAGCGGATACTTCTTCAACGACAGCGAATATGCCCGCTTCCATACCGAGCAACGCGCCGGGCTTACCAAGGGAAACCCGAAGGAGCTCGATCAGTGGTGCAACGTCTTCATCTTCGACATCTACACGATCGGTGCTGAGCTCCAGCAGGATGACCCGAAGAACCTCTATGAGCGGGTCACCCAGATCAAAGCGCCGATCTTCCTGGCGTTCGGCGACAAGGAGCCGTTCATTCCGACGCCTGCGTTCAACGGCCTGACGGACCTCGGCCGCGACGTCATCACGCCGTTCATGAGGCGTATGACCAATGCCGGCAACCGGCCGATGCTCAAGATCTATCCGGAGACCGGACACTTCATCCACACCGACAATCCAGTGGAATACGCTGCCGATGTCGTGGATTTCGTGACCAACGGGGAGGTGGACACATCATCGCCGCTCGGAACCGATCGCATGATCAAGGGCGCCGTCGTCTCTGCCTTGCCAGTGGCGCCGACACCGCCCGGAGCGGCGCCGACGGCTGGCCTCAACAAGTAG